One Micromonospora sp. FIMYZ51 genomic window carries:
- a CDS encoding 4a-hydroxytetrahydrobiopterin dehydratase: MRALFGGRAKHDYLSDALTLLNGWTREGEQIRRTLVIDDTQHAALTERVKVVADALHLRPEISRRADHTQIRVGHGNAPLSEGEVLLAARIEDAYRAVTED, encoded by the coding sequence ATGCGTGCGCTGTTTGGCGGTCGCGCGAAGCACGACTACCTCAGCGACGCTCTCACCCTACTGAACGGGTGGACGCGCGAGGGCGAACAGATTCGCCGCACGTTGGTCATCGACGACACCCAGCACGCGGCGCTGACCGAGCGGGTCAAGGTGGTCGCCGACGCGCTCCATCTCCGGCCGGAGATCAGCCGGCGCGCCGACCACACCCAGATCCGGGTCGGACACGGCAACGCCCCGCTGTCCGAGGGCGAGGTGCTGTTGGCCGCCCGGATCGAGGACGCCTACCGCGCGGTAACCGAGGACTGA
- a CDS encoding VOC family protein, protein MSVVRVTGFDHLVLTVTDVERALDFYCGRLGLAPVRVDEWRAGKVPFPSVRVSAESIIDLVQAEPAARQADGQVWRGSAAGGQGSSGPAAGGQGSSGPAAGGQGSSGPAAGGQVRRGVNVDHFCLVVEPLDWSEVLASGRFEVLAGPVGRFGARGSATSVYVRDPDGNCVELRWYPQDGAGRQSGASPDQSSVTAR, encoded by the coding sequence GTGAGCGTCGTGCGGGTCACCGGCTTCGACCACCTGGTGCTGACTGTCACCGACGTGGAACGCGCACTGGACTTCTACTGCGGGCGGCTCGGCTTGGCACCGGTCCGGGTCGACGAGTGGCGGGCCGGAAAGGTGCCCTTTCCCTCCGTCCGGGTGAGCGCCGAATCGATAATCGATCTGGTGCAGGCCGAGCCGGCTGCCCGGCAAGCTGACGGCCAGGTCTGGCGTGGATCGGCGGCTGGCGGCCAGGGTTCCAGCGGCCCGGCGGCTGGCGGCCAGGGTTCCAGCGGCCCGGCGGCTGGAGGTCAGGGTTCCAGCGGTCCGGCGGCTGGCGGCCAAGTGCGCCGCGGCGTGAACGTCGATCACTTCTGCCTGGTGGTGGAGCCGCTGGACTGGTCCGAGGTGCTCGCAAGCGGCCGCTTCGAGGTGCTGGCGGGGCCCGTCGGGCGCTTCGGCGCCCGGGGCAGTGCCACCTCGGTGTACGTGCGGGATCCGGACGGCAACTGCGTCGAGTTGCGCTGGTACCCACAGGATGGGGCGGGCCGCCAGTCCGGCGCGTCCCCGGATCAGTCCTCGGTTACCGCGCGGTAG
- a CDS encoding DUF1801 domain-containing protein, which yields MTLSAQLAVLDSPLRETADQLRTVIEETLPEATGAVWHGHPVWGLGERPGAQPICLLKPYASYLAFGLWRGQELTDPSGRLIPGARRMASVRLRDAADVDQVLFAGWLRQAYELETR from the coding sequence ATGACCCTCAGTGCACAGCTCGCCGTACTCGACAGCCCACTCCGGGAAACCGCCGACCAACTGCGTACCGTCATCGAGGAGACGCTGCCGGAGGCCACCGGAGCGGTGTGGCACGGTCACCCGGTCTGGGGCCTCGGCGAGCGACCCGGCGCACAGCCGATCTGCCTGCTGAAGCCGTACGCCTCGTACCTCGCCTTCGGGCTGTGGCGCGGGCAGGAGCTGACCGACCCGTCCGGGCGGCTGATCCCCGGCGCGCGGCGGATGGCCTCGGTTCGGCTGCGCGACGCCGCCGACGTCGACCAGGTCCTCTTCGCCGGGTGGCTGCGCCAGGCGTACGAGCTGGAGACGAGGTGA
- a CDS encoding LysR substrate-binding domain-containing protein, producing MLERHELETFLALAEELHFGRTAERLRVSTGRVSQVIRTLERRIGAPLFARTSRVVRLTPIGRRLAEELAPLVAGIEAAVERATEAGRGVTGALRVAFLGEWTAPVLLRAVALFAERHPDCAVEVREVQLLNSRRSLEDETVDILMAAFPFDGMACGPALIEEARLLAVPVGHPLAREASVSLEVLGDQPVVQYPAVTSAAFRLDRTPAHTPSGRPVPAGPAGETFSEMLTLVALGRGVLPVGEQTRRYYPRPDLAYVPIHDAPPILRGLVWRESNTTARVRAFVRAASDANRSPTG from the coding sequence GTGCTGGAACGCCACGAGCTGGAGACCTTCCTGGCTCTCGCCGAGGAACTGCACTTCGGCCGGACGGCCGAGCGGCTGCGGGTCAGCACCGGGCGAGTCAGCCAGGTGATCCGCACACTCGAACGACGGATCGGCGCCCCGCTGTTCGCCCGGACCAGCCGGGTCGTCCGACTCACTCCCATCGGCCGGCGACTTGCCGAGGAGTTGGCGCCCCTCGTCGCCGGCATCGAGGCGGCCGTCGAGCGCGCCACCGAGGCGGGACGTGGCGTGACCGGCGCGCTGCGGGTCGCCTTCCTCGGCGAGTGGACCGCGCCGGTGCTGCTCCGGGCGGTGGCGCTCTTCGCCGAGCGGCATCCCGACTGCGCGGTGGAGGTACGTGAGGTGCAGCTTCTCAACTCCCGCCGCAGCCTGGAAGACGAGACGGTCGACATCCTGATGGCCGCGTTCCCCTTCGATGGGATGGCCTGCGGCCCGGCGTTGATCGAGGAGGCCCGACTGCTCGCGGTTCCCGTCGGCCACCCGCTGGCCCGCGAGGCGTCGGTCTCGTTGGAGGTGTTGGGCGACCAGCCGGTGGTGCAGTATCCGGCGGTCACCTCGGCCGCGTTCCGGCTCGACCGCACCCCGGCGCACACGCCGTCCGGTCGGCCGGTTCCGGCCGGGCCGGCCGGTGAGACGTTCTCCGAGATGCTGACCCTGGTGGCCCTCGGCCGGGGGGTGCTGCCGGTGGGCGAGCAGACCCGCAGGTACTACCCGCGCCCCGACCTGGCGTACGTGCCGATCCATGATGCGCCGCCGATCCTGCGCGGCCTGGTCTGGCGGGAGAGCAACACCACCGCCCGGGTACGCGCATTCGTCCGCGCCGCCAGCGACGCGAACCGGTCGCCGACGGGTTGA
- a CDS encoding PH domain-containing protein has translation MANATYDRKEQFQQIQSGLLDGEQIIAVYDAVGTGTGFIGLTDRRVIIQDRSFIGKRYAITSIPYSKITSVSVVSNKSWGGSFFSTGAIAIHVGTHTYEVEFRGDQKSHHVHNVILHYIS, from the coding sequence ATGGCGAACGCGACGTACGACCGTAAGGAACAGTTCCAGCAGATCCAGAGCGGCCTGCTCGACGGGGAACAGATCATCGCCGTCTACGACGCCGTCGGCACTGGCACCGGGTTCATCGGGCTGACCGACCGGCGCGTGATCATCCAGGACCGCTCGTTCATCGGCAAGCGGTACGCGATCACCAGCATCCCGTACTCGAAGATCACCAGCGTCAGCGTGGTCAGCAACAAGTCCTGGGGCGGTTCGTTCTTCTCCACCGGCGCCATCGCCATCCACGTCGGTACGCACACCTACGAGGTGGAGTTCCGGGGTGACCAGAAAAGCCACCACGTACACAACGTGATCCTGCACTACATCAGCTGA
- a CDS encoding cellulose binding domain-containing protein, producing the protein MPLSPPQSSHRTGSRRSWRRRAAGTVAALLFAAGGTVAATGPAHAANNGAGSAHAAQGEHAIQAATAGRDATQGDCLAVKTSATSWRTGPDSGGLHRNITITNTCATAVTGWTLTLTLPPGHTLQQGWNASWSSAGSTLTARPAAWNDTVPAGGSVFIGYLGTWTGSPQEPGCAINGAPCDETPQPAPKVALTSPTEGAVLVSVCAVRLTAEATVQVGTIDRVEFYLNDQLVGSDAQAPYEINIPPSHPALTSSGPHTAFARVVTASPAASADSPVVSFAYAPPPPALMVIPCPSQVEVAEGSSTTITFVTICSGTPGLRFTVTGHAGVSVTPTYSPPGAREHQVTVSAAHGSGGARALINATTDTPNCSPASALVTVS; encoded by the coding sequence ATGCCGCTGTCGCCGCCCCAGTCGTCACACCGCACCGGATCACGTCGAAGCTGGCGGCGGAGAGCGGCGGGCACGGTTGCCGCCCTCCTCTTTGCCGCCGGCGGCACCGTCGCGGCCACCGGCCCGGCCCACGCCGCCAACAACGGCGCCGGTTCGGCCCACGCGGCACAAGGGGAGCACGCAATCCAGGCCGCAACGGCGGGCCGCGACGCCACCCAGGGCGACTGCCTGGCCGTGAAGACCTCCGCCACCTCCTGGCGCACCGGGCCGGACAGCGGCGGTCTCCATCGCAACATCACCATCACCAACACGTGCGCCACGGCGGTCACGGGCTGGACGCTGACCCTCACTCTCCCGCCGGGCCACACCCTCCAGCAGGGCTGGAACGCCTCCTGGAGCAGCGCGGGCAGCACCCTGACCGCACGTCCGGCGGCCTGGAACGACACTGTGCCTGCCGGCGGCTCCGTCTTCATCGGCTACCTCGGCACCTGGACCGGCAGCCCGCAGGAGCCGGGCTGCGCGATCAACGGTGCGCCGTGCGACGAGACGCCGCAGCCGGCTCCGAAGGTGGCACTCACCAGCCCGACCGAGGGCGCCGTCCTGGTGTCGGTCTGCGCGGTCCGGCTGACCGCCGAGGCGACAGTCCAGGTCGGCACCATCGACCGGGTCGAGTTCTACCTCAACGATCAGCTCGTCGGCAGCGACGCTCAGGCGCCGTACGAGATCAACATCCCGCCCAGCCACCCGGCGCTGACCAGCAGCGGACCGCACACCGCCTTCGCCCGGGTCGTCACCGCCTCGCCGGCCGCCAGCGCCGACTCACCCGTGGTCAGCTTCGCGTACGCGCCGCCGCCTCCGGCACTGATGGTGATCCCCTGCCCGTCACAGGTGGAGGTGGCCGAGGGCAGCTCGACGACCATAACCTTCGTGACGATCTGTAGCGGCACACCCGGTCTGAGGTTCACGGTCACCGGCCACGCCGGGGTCAGCGTCACGCCGACCTACTCGCCGCCGGGCGCCCGGGAACACCAGGTCACCGTGTCGGCGGCACACGGCAGCGGCGGTGCCCGCGCCCTGATCAACGCCACCACCGACACGCCCAACTGCTCGCCGGCCAGCGCCCTGGTCACCGTCAGCTGA
- a CDS encoding GntR family transcriptional regulator yields MSIDPRLHTPVYVQLADLLRTRIEAGELSPGSALPSEARLTQEHGIGREAVRMAISLLRSEGLVRTVRGHGSYVRERTERRSIELAAGSAAIARMPTGVERRDLGLDEGVPVLEVRNAQGEVEILPGDETELIRPPR; encoded by the coding sequence ATGTCGATCGATCCGCGTTTACACACGCCGGTCTATGTGCAGCTCGCCGACCTGCTCAGGACACGGATCGAAGCCGGCGAGCTGTCACCGGGCAGCGCACTGCCGAGCGAGGCGCGACTGACGCAGGAGCACGGCATCGGGCGGGAAGCCGTGCGGATGGCGATCTCGCTCCTACGTTCCGAGGGCCTTGTTCGCACCGTGCGCGGACACGGTAGCTACGTTCGAGAGCGCACCGAACGCCGAAGCATTGAACTTGCCGCTGGCAGCGCGGCGATCGCGCGGATGCCGACGGGCGTCGAGCGACGCGACCTCGGACTCGACGAAGGCGTGCCGGTGCTGGAAGTCCGCAACGCCCAGGGTGAAGTCGAGATTCTGCCTGGCGACGAAACCGAACTCATTCGCCCGCCGCGCTAA
- a CDS encoding type II toxin-antitoxin system VapC family toxin produces MKYTVVDTDAFSAIWQSPSDHLIECLVGSAPILSFATVAELHFGAAKAGWGERRVLTLEEAICRYLVAPYDPELARLWGRLKSQAQKSGHPLGHATQTNDLWVCATAIYYDAPLLTLNRRHFDSFPGLVLLP; encoded by the coding sequence GTGAAGTACACGGTCGTTGATACCGACGCGTTCTCAGCGATCTGGCAAAGCCCGTCTGATCATCTTATTGAGTGTTTGGTCGGTTCGGCTCCGATACTAAGCTTCGCGACCGTCGCCGAACTTCACTTCGGCGCGGCGAAGGCGGGATGGGGCGAGCGCCGCGTGCTGACGCTTGAGGAGGCGATCTGCCGGTATCTGGTGGCGCCTTACGACCCTGAACTGGCGCGGCTGTGGGGGCGGCTGAAGTCGCAGGCGCAGAAATCGGGGCACCCACTCGGCCATGCCACGCAGACGAACGACCTATGGGTTTGCGCCACCGCGATTTACTACGACGCTCCGCTGTTGACCTTGAACCGGCGGCATTTCGATAGCTTCCCGGGCTTGGTCTTGCTTCCGTGA
- a CDS encoding HNH endonuclease: MKAFVGVTDETWFRFLADRPHLGEVNFWRPGGGSFRALTPGEPFLFKSHYPLNRIVGGGFFSGFEKLRISEAWELFGEANGTAGPDELRRRVGRYRRQPIEPGEDPFIGCIFVRDTVFFPDGSMAGPPPGFAANLVQGKTYDLAAPETGGYFNPLIARLLGATFEVDLTEPWHRPGPVYGDPRLVPQRLGQQSFKAVVLGAYGRRCAITGNKVQPVLQAAHIRPLPLGGEHRVDNGLLLKSDVHILFDRGYLGVDPKYRLMVSPRLRSEFGNGDQFYAKAGTQIALPEQRRDRPKAEFLEWHLDTVFKAA; this comes from the coding sequence GTGAAGGCCTTCGTGGGAGTGACCGACGAGACATGGTTCCGTTTCCTGGCGGATCGCCCGCATCTCGGCGAGGTCAACTTCTGGCGGCCGGGTGGGGGATCGTTCCGGGCGCTGACGCCGGGGGAGCCCTTCCTCTTCAAGTCGCACTACCCGCTCAACCGAATCGTCGGCGGCGGCTTCTTCAGCGGCTTCGAGAAGCTGCGGATCTCGGAAGCCTGGGAGTTGTTCGGCGAAGCGAACGGCACCGCCGGCCCCGATGAACTGAGGCGCAGAGTCGGCCGGTACCGCAGGCAGCCGATCGAGCCGGGCGAGGACCCCTTTATCGGCTGCATCTTTGTCAGGGACACAGTCTTCTTCCCGGACGGATCGATGGCTGGCCCTCCGCCCGGGTTCGCCGCCAACCTGGTGCAGGGCAAGACCTATGACCTCGCTGCTCCGGAGACTGGCGGATACTTCAACCCGCTGATCGCTCGCCTGTTGGGGGCGACGTTCGAGGTGGATCTGACCGAGCCCTGGCACCGACCGGGGCCGGTCTATGGTGACCCCAGGCTGGTGCCGCAGCGACTCGGCCAGCAGTCGTTCAAGGCTGTCGTGCTCGGTGCTTACGGGCGCCGGTGTGCCATCACCGGCAACAAGGTGCAGCCGGTCTTGCAGGCGGCGCACATCCGCCCGTTGCCGCTCGGCGGCGAACACCGCGTGGACAACGGTCTGTTGCTCAAGTCCGATGTGCACATCCTCTTCGACCGCGGTTACCTCGGCGTCGATCCGAAATATCGGCTGATGGTAAGCCCTCGCCTGCGAAGTGAGTTCGGGAACGGTGACCAGTTCTATGCGAAGGCGGGCACGCAGATTGCCCTGCCCGAGCAGCGCCGTGACCGGCCGAAGGCCGAGTTCCTGGAGTGGCACCTGGACACGGTCTTCAAAGCGGCATAG
- a CDS encoding class I SAM-dependent methyltransferase, giving the protein MSVFDDPGHFGRYWADTYDQPGGLPDPGPAVDFLAGVAGDGPVLELASGTGRVTVPLAARGIAVEGVEGSAAMVAKMRAKPGGEHIPVAVGDMADVPAPGGPYRMVFLVFNTLFNLVRAERQADCFRNVARVLAPGGAFVIETFVPNEADFDRDEQVQMRDLTEESATIRLHKYDRAAQTFLRQTITFDGTGVHLHPFAMRYLWPEQIDELAAKAGLHLAERYADWDRGPFGPDSTSHVSVYRLG; this is encoded by the coding sequence ATGTCGGTCTTCGATGATCCGGGGCATTTCGGCCGCTACTGGGCCGACACCTACGACCAGCCGGGTGGTCTGCCCGACCCGGGGCCGGCGGTGGATTTCCTCGCCGGTGTGGCCGGCGACGGGCCGGTGTTGGAGTTGGCCAGCGGCACCGGTCGGGTCACCGTTCCGCTCGCTGCCCGTGGCATCGCCGTGGAGGGCGTCGAGGGGTCGGCGGCCATGGTCGCGAAGATGCGTGCGAAGCCGGGTGGCGAGCACATTCCGGTGGCCGTGGGCGACATGGCGGACGTGCCGGCACCCGGCGGGCCGTACCGCATGGTGTTTCTGGTTTTCAACACGCTGTTCAATCTGGTCCGGGCCGAGCGGCAGGCGGATTGTTTCCGCAACGTCGCGCGGGTGCTGGCACCGGGTGGGGCGTTCGTCATCGAGACGTTCGTGCCGAATGAGGCGGACTTCGACCGGGACGAGCAGGTCCAGATGCGGGACCTGACCGAGGAGTCGGCCACCATCAGGTTGCACAAGTACGACCGCGCGGCGCAGACGTTCCTGCGCCAGACGATCACTTTCGACGGTACGGGTGTGCACCTGCACCCGTTCGCCATGCGCTACCTGTGGCCGGAGCAGATCGATGAGCTGGCCGCCAAGGCCGGACTGCACCTGGCCGAACGGTACGCCGACTGGGACCGTGGCCCGTTCGGCCCCGACAGCACCTCGCACGTCTCGGTGTACCGCCTCGGCTGA
- a CDS encoding ElyC/SanA/YdcF family protein, with protein MIVMSIRTAVLARVRRVWKNGRGRWLRRAVLAGVLGALLLVGASWASVSWIRSGAEGRMFTAQGAPETPVALVLGTRVQPDGTPAPFLSARLEIARELYAAGKVQAILVSGDNMNADYNEPEAMQRWLVERGVPADKVVLDHAGFDTYDSCARAKRIFGVDRATVVTQQFHLARAVTVCRHLGVDAVGVGDETAREYGRAWQVAATREYGASVKAALDVFSGRDPVHLGRRETGVDEALRNG; from the coding sequence CTGATCGTCATGTCGATCCGTACCGCTGTGCTGGCCAGGGTGCGCCGGGTCTGGAAAAACGGCCGTGGTCGCTGGTTGCGGCGGGCGGTGTTGGCGGGCGTGCTCGGTGCGCTGCTGCTGGTCGGCGCCAGTTGGGCCAGCGTGAGCTGGATCCGCTCCGGCGCCGAGGGCCGGATGTTCACCGCGCAGGGCGCGCCGGAGACGCCGGTCGCCCTGGTGCTGGGCACCAGGGTCCAGCCGGACGGCACCCCGGCCCCGTTCCTCAGCGCCCGGTTGGAGATCGCCCGCGAGCTGTACGCCGCCGGCAAGGTACAGGCGATCCTGGTCTCCGGCGACAACATGAACGCCGACTACAACGAGCCCGAGGCGATGCAGCGCTGGCTGGTCGAGCGGGGCGTGCCCGCCGACAAGGTGGTGTTGGACCACGCCGGCTTCGACACGTACGACTCGTGTGCCCGCGCCAAGCGGATCTTCGGCGTGGACCGGGCGACGGTGGTGACCCAGCAGTTCCACCTGGCCCGGGCCGTCACCGTGTGCCGGCACCTCGGCGTGGACGCCGTCGGCGTGGGCGACGAGACGGCCCGGGAGTATGGCCGGGCCTGGCAGGTCGCCGCCACCCGCGAGTACGGCGCCAGCGTGAAGGCCGCGCTTGACGTGTTCTCCGGCCGGGACCCGGTGCACCTCGGGCGCCGCGAGACCGGCGTCGATGAGGCGCTCCGCAACGGCTGA
- a CDS encoding GNAT family N-acetyltransferase, with translation MIRDAEDGDWPAIYPFFREIVAQGRSYAFPENLSLEQARGWWMESPPGRTVVAVDGSTVLGSAKMGPNRPGRGAHVATASFMVDPRHSGRGVGRALGEHVVGWARTAGYRSIQFNAVVESNEVAVRLWRSLGFEVLATVPEAFDHPEHGLVGLHVMFLNLSASNQLSR, from the coding sequence ATGATCCGAGACGCCGAGGACGGCGACTGGCCCGCGATCTACCCATTCTTCAGGGAGATCGTGGCGCAGGGCCGCTCATACGCGTTCCCCGAGAATCTGTCTCTGGAGCAGGCTCGCGGGTGGTGGATGGAGTCCCCTCCGGGGCGCACCGTCGTTGCGGTGGATGGATCGACCGTTCTCGGAAGCGCGAAGATGGGCCCGAACCGGCCCGGTCGCGGCGCACATGTGGCAACGGCCAGTTTCATGGTTGATCCACGGCATTCTGGCCGCGGCGTCGGTCGCGCTCTCGGCGAGCACGTCGTCGGCTGGGCGCGCACCGCCGGCTACCGAAGCATCCAGTTCAACGCGGTCGTCGAGTCGAACGAGGTCGCGGTCCGGCTGTGGCGTTCGTTGGGTTTCGAGGTGCTCGCCACCGTCCCCGAGGCGTTCGACCACCCCGAGCACGGCCTGGTGGGGCTGCACGTGATGTTCTTGAATCTGAGCGCTTCCAACCAGCTGTCACGTTGA
- the ychF gene encoding redox-regulated ATPase YchF, which translates to MSLTIGIVGLPNVGKSTLFNALTKNDVLAANYPFATIEPNVGVVGLPDERLEKLAEIFSSQKVIPAPVSFVDIAGLVRGASKGQGRGNAFLANIRDASAICQVVRAFSDPNVVHVDGKVSPADDIETINTELILADLQTLEKALPRLEKEAKLRKDRAAAVAAAKAAVEVLDNGTTLYAGAAAAKIELDHLRELHLLTTKPFLYVFNVDEAELNNAEFLDELRALVAPAEAVFMDAKIESELVDLPEEEARELLESIGQSEPGLDQLVRVGFRTLGLQTYLTAGPKEARAWTVPIGATAPEAAGVIHSDFQRGFIKAEVVSYADLVEAGSMAAAKAAGKVRIEGKEYVMQDGDVVEFRFNV; encoded by the coding sequence GTGAGTCTCACCATCGGCATCGTCGGCCTGCCAAACGTCGGCAAGAGCACCCTGTTCAACGCGCTCACCAAGAACGACGTGCTCGCCGCGAACTACCCGTTCGCGACGATCGAGCCCAACGTCGGGGTGGTCGGGCTGCCGGACGAGCGGCTGGAGAAGCTGGCTGAGATCTTCAGCTCGCAGAAGGTGATTCCCGCGCCGGTGTCGTTCGTTGACATCGCCGGGCTGGTGCGCGGCGCGTCCAAGGGCCAGGGGCGGGGCAACGCTTTCCTGGCCAACATCCGCGATGCCTCGGCGATCTGCCAGGTCGTCCGCGCCTTCTCCGACCCGAACGTGGTGCACGTCGACGGCAAGGTCTCGCCGGCCGACGACATCGAGACGATCAACACCGAGTTGATCCTCGCCGACCTCCAGACGCTGGAGAAGGCGCTGCCCCGGCTGGAGAAGGAGGCCAAGCTCCGCAAGGACCGGGCCGCCGCCGTCGCCGCCGCGAAGGCCGCCGTCGAGGTACTGGACAACGGCACCACCCTGTACGCGGGCGCCGCCGCTGCCAAGATCGAGCTGGACCATCTGCGCGAACTGCACCTGCTCACCACCAAGCCGTTCCTCTACGTCTTCAACGTCGACGAGGCGGAACTCAACAACGCCGAGTTCCTCGACGAGTTGCGGGCGCTGGTCGCCCCGGCCGAGGCGGTCTTCATGGACGCCAAGATCGAGTCTGAGCTGGTGGACCTGCCCGAGGAGGAGGCCCGCGAGCTGCTGGAGTCGATCGGGCAGTCCGAGCCGGGACTGGACCAGTTGGTCCGGGTCGGCTTCCGCACGCTGGGGCTCCAGACGTACCTCACCGCCGGGCCCAAGGAGGCGCGGGCCTGGACCGTCCCGATCGGCGCGACCGCGCCGGAGGCCGCCGGGGTGATCCACTCCGACTTCCAGCGCGGTTTCATCAAGGCCGAGGTGGTCTCCTACGCCGACCTGGTCGAGGCCGGTTCGATGGCGGCGGCGAAGGCGGCGGGCAAGGTCCGCATCGAGGGCAAGGAGTACGTCATGCAGGACGGCGACGTGGTCGAGTTCAGGTTCAATGTGTAG